The following are encoded in a window of Methanorbis rubei genomic DNA:
- a CDS encoding DUF5804 family protein, with product MFLICIGKPGVDLYRTLSDSETSRHILRFYHPKELEFGISVEVATVSSGLALMSELRWYAMRYMQDVLFEDAEHGVFLTQKLSREAYDSRSVTLSNEWDTRYRICVTEDCGVIRLPEGVPEPDTVVRTFVVWGLPEEHP from the coding sequence ATGTTTCTGATCTGTATCGGAAAGCCGGGAGTGGATCTGTATCGGACTTTGTCTGATTCAGAAACCAGCCGGCATATTTTACGTTTTTATCATCCGAAGGAGCTGGAGTTCGGCATCTCGGTTGAGGTGGCGACCGTGTCGAGCGGACTTGCTTTGATGAGCGAGCTGCGGTGGTATGCGATGCGGTATATGCAGGATGTGCTGTTTGAGGATGCCGAGCACGGGGTGTTTCTTACGCAGAAACTTTCGCGTGAGGCGTACGACTCACGGTCGGTGACGTTGTCAAACGAGTGGGATACCCGCTACCGCATCTGTGTGACCGAAGACTGCGGAGTTATCCGGCTTCCTGAGGGAGTGCCCGAACCGGACACGGTCGTGCGGACGTTTGTGGTCTGGGGACTGCCTGAGGAGCATCCGTAA
- a CDS encoding proteasome-activating nucleotidase, producing MSEEVRLLHKENESLNKLLRSVRAENESLRTDNNQIRMDNAQLKKENSQLKRLPLFVAVVLEKLPGKELYLRQQGNNQEYVTVASEEIYKEVKAGTKVAVNNTLSVVKVLGSTVDSRVKVMELDTKPTITFEDVGGLKDEILEVREAVEFPLTRPESFERFGVVPPKGVLLYGPPGTGKTLIAKAIANNAGVPFLRMAGSELVHKYIGEGAQLVRDLFQMARDMAAANGGVVVFIDEIDAVGSMRTNDGTSGSAEVQRTLMQLLAEMDGFNNRGNIRIMAATNRPDMLDAALLRPGRFDRLIKIPAPDAEARMQIFRVHTRKMAEMGSLVGIDYDELVHLTEGLTGAEIEAICREAGMLAIRDEAEVIDEGRFIAAIRKIRHQDKDDERPDIMYL from the coding sequence ATGTCTGAAGAAGTGAGACTGCTTCACAAAGAAAACGAGTCTCTCAATAAACTTCTCCGATCGGTTCGTGCGGAAAACGAATCACTGCGTACTGACAACAACCAGATCAGAATGGACAACGCCCAGCTGAAGAAGGAAAACTCCCAGCTCAAGCGTCTGCCGCTGTTCGTCGCGGTCGTCTTAGAAAAACTTCCCGGCAAAGAGCTCTACCTCCGCCAGCAGGGAAACAATCAGGAGTACGTAACCGTTGCAAGCGAAGAGATCTACAAAGAAGTAAAAGCCGGAACAAAAGTTGCGGTCAACAACACCCTTTCCGTAGTCAAAGTTCTCGGCAGCACGGTTGACTCAAGGGTCAAGGTCATGGAGCTTGACACAAAGCCCACGATCACGTTCGAAGATGTCGGCGGTCTCAAAGATGAGATCCTTGAGGTCCGCGAGGCGGTCGAGTTCCCGCTGACGCGTCCGGAGTCGTTTGAGCGGTTCGGCGTTGTTCCTCCCAAAGGCGTTCTGCTCTACGGCCCTCCCGGAACCGGCAAGACCCTGATTGCAAAAGCAATTGCAAACAATGCCGGCGTGCCGTTCCTCAGAATGGCAGGCTCTGAACTCGTCCACAAGTACATCGGTGAAGGAGCCCAGCTTGTCCGCGACCTCTTCCAGATGGCACGCGACATGGCAGCCGCGAACGGCGGAGTTGTCGTCTTCATCGATGAGATCGATGCGGTTGGCAGCATGCGGACCAACGACGGAACCTCAGGCTCTGCCGAGGTTCAGAGAACGTTAATGCAGCTGCTTGCCGAGATGGACGGCTTCAACAACCGCGGAAACATCAGAATCATGGCAGCGACCAACCGGCCTGACATGCTGGACGCAGCACTTCTCCGGCCCGGGCGATTCGACCGGCTGATCAAAATTCCGGCGCCCGATGCAGAGGCAAGAATGCAGATCTTCCGGGTCCACACCCGCAAGATGGCAGAGATGGGTTCTCTGGTCGGCATTGATTACGATGAGTTGGTGCATCTGACGGAAGGTCTGACCGGCGCTGAGATTGAAGCAATCTGCCGCGAGGCTGGTATGCTTGCGATCCGCGACGAGGCCGAGGTCATCGATGAGGGACGATTCATTGCAGCGATCCGCAAGATCCGTCATCAGGACAAAGATGATGAGCGTCCGGATATAATGTATCTGTGA
- a CDS encoding GxxExxY protein translates to MEEKLLYESESYEIRGAIYEVYREMGIGLLEAVYQECLEEEFLRKNIPFDSQKSLPLIYKEKKLQQAYRPDLICYDKIILEIKAVDSLTGIHTAQLHNYLRLTGYRLGFLINFNHFPGAEIKRIIV, encoded by the coding sequence ATGGAGGAAAAATTGCTCTATGAATCAGAATCCTATGAGATTCGCGGCGCCATATACGAAGTATATCGGGAAATGGGAATCGGCTTATTGGAAGCTGTATATCAGGAGTGTCTGGAAGAAGAATTTTTGAGGAAAAATATTCCCTTTGACTCCCAAAAGTCCCTTCCTCTAATCTACAAAGAAAAGAAACTTCAGCAAGCATATCGTCCTGACCTCATTTGCTATGACAAAATAATTCTTGAAATCAAGGCAGTCGACTCTCTTACTGGCATACATACAGCGCAACTTCACAATTACCTCCGACTTACCGGATATCGATTAGGATTTCTCATCAACTTCAATCATTTTCCGGGAGCTGAGATCAAACGAATCATTGT